The following proteins are co-located in the Chlorocebus sabaeus isolate Y175 chromosome 21, mChlSab1.0.hap1, whole genome shotgun sequence genome:
- the SAMD9 gene encoding sterile alpha motif domain-containing protein 9, whose translation MAKQLNLPQNTDDWTKEDVNRWLESHKIDQKHREILTGQDVNGAVLKWLKKEHLVDMGITHGPAIQIEELFKELQKTAIEDSIQTSKMRKPSKNAPKDQTVSQKESRETSKQKQKDKENPDMANPSTMSTIAKVSESLKVELIEDKIDYTKERQPSIDLTCVSYPFDEFSNPYRYKLDFILQPETGPGNLIDPIHEFKAFTNTETATEEDVKMKFSNEVFRFASACMNSRTNGTIHFGVKDKPHGKIVGVKVTSDTKEALINHFNLMINKYFEDHQVQQAKKCIREPRFVEVLLPNSTLSDRFVIEVDIIPQFSECQYDYFQIKIQNYNNKTWEQSKKFSVFLRDGTSSKDIMKNKADFRTFKADFKRLAESRKAAEEKFRAKTNKKEREGPKLVKLLTGNQDLLDNSYYEQYILVTNKCHPDQTKHLDFLKEIKWFAVLEFDPESNINGVVQDYKASRVANLHFPSMYVEGKTTPNEKISTLNLYHQPSWIFCNGRSDLDSEKYKPFDPSSWQRERASDVRKLISFLTHEDIMPRGKFLVVFLLLSSVDDPRDPLIETFCAFYQDLKGIENILCICAQPHIFQGWKDLLEARLIKHQDEISSQCISALSLEEINGTILKLKSVTQSSKRLLPSIGLSTVLLKKEEDIMTSLEIICENECEGTLLETDKNKFLEFKASKEEDFYRGGKVSWWNFYFSSESYSSPFVKRDKYERLEAMIQNCADSSKPTCTKIIHLYHHPGCGGTTLAMHILWDLRKKFRCAVLKNKTVDFSEIGEQVTNLITYGAMNRQEYVPVLLLVDDFEEQDNVYLLQYSIQTVIAKKYIRYEKPLVIILNCMRSQNPEKSARIPDSIAVIQQLSPKEQRAFELKLKEIKEQHKNFEDFYSFMIMKTNFNKEYIENVVRNILKGQNIFTKEAKLFSFLALLNSYVPDTTISLSQCERFLGIGNKKAFWGTEKFEDKMGTYSTILIKTEVIECGNYCGVRIIHSLIAKFSLEELKKSYHLNKSQIMLDMLTENLFFDTGMGKSKFLQDMHTLLLTRHRNEHEGETGNWFSPFIEALHKDEGNEAVEAVLLEGIHRFNPNAFICQALARHFYIKKKDFGNALNWAKQAKIIEPDNSYISDTLGQVYKSKIRWWIEENGRNRNISVDDLTALLNLAEQASGAFKESQQQSEYREYEVKERLYQKSKRRYDTYNIAGYQGEIEVGLYTIQILQLIPFFDNKNELSKRDMVNFVSGSGDIPGDQNDEYKLALKNYIPYLTKLKFSLKKSFDFFDEYFVLLKPRNNIKQNEEAKTRRKVAVYFKKYTDIFCLLEESQDIGLGSKFSEPLQIERCRKSLVALKADKFSGLLEYLIKSQEDAISTMEYIVNKYAFLLEQCTVKIQAKEKLNFILANIILSCIKPTSTLVKPVEKLKDQLREVLQPIGLTYRFSEPYFLASLLFWPENQQLDQHSQKMKEYAQALENSFKGQYKHMHRTKQPIAYFFLGKGKRLKRLVHKGKIDQCFEKTLDINSLWQSGDVWKEEKVQELLLRLQGRAENNCLYIEYGINEKITIPITPTFLGQLRSGRSIEKVSFYLGFSIGGPLAYDIEIV comes from the coding sequence ATGGCAAAGCAACTGAACCTTCCACAAAATACAGATGATTGGACCAAAGAGGATGTAAATAGGTGGTTAGAAAGTCACAAGATTGACCAAAAACACAGGGAAATTTTGACTGGACAAGATGTGAATGGAGCAGTGTTGAAGTGGTTAAAAAAAGAACATCTTGTTGATATGGGCATCACACATGGACCAGCTATTCAAATAGAAGAACTATTCAAAGAATTGCAGAAAACAGCCATTGAAGATTCAATTCAGACATCTAAGATGAGAAAGCCCAGTAAAAATGCTCCTAAAGACCAAACCGTGTCTCAAAAGGAAAGTAGAGAAActtcaaagcaaaaacaaaaggatAAAGAGAACCCAGATATGGCTAATCCATCTACAATGAGTACAATTGCTAAAGTTTCTGAGTCACTAAAAGTTGAGCTCATAGAAGATAAAATAGATTATACAAAGGAAAGGCAACCATCCATAGACCTGACATGTGTATCATACCCATTTGATGAATTCAGTAATCCATATCGTTACAAGTTGGATTTTATTCTACAGCCTGAAACAGGACCAGGCAATCTCATTGATCCGATACATGAATTCAAAGCCTTCACAAATACAGAAACAGCCACAGAAGAGGATGTTAAGATGAAATTTAGCAATGAGGTTTTCCGATTTGCTTCAGCTTGTATGAATTCACGTACCAATGGCACTATTCATTTTGGAGTCAAAGACAAACCCCATGGGAAAATTGTTGGTGTCAAAGTCACCAGTGATACCAAGGAAGCCCTCATTAACCATTTCAATCTGATGATAAACAAGTATTTTGAAGACCATCAGGTCCAACAAGCAAAGAAGTGCATTCGAGAGCCAAGATTTGTGGAAGTTTTACTGCCAAATAGTACTTTATCTGACAGATTTGTTATTGAAGTGGACATTATTCCACAGTTCTCTGAATGCCAATATGATTATTTCcagattaaaattcaaaattacaacAACAAAACATGGGAACAAAGTAAAAAATTCTCAGTATTTCTGCGAGATGGGACCAGCTCTAAGgacattatgaaaaataaagctgATTTCAGAACAtttaaagcagattttaaaagacTGGCAGAGTCCAGaaaagcagcagaagaaaaattcagagcaaaaacaaataaaaaagaaagggagggaccAAAGTTGGTTAAATTATTGACAGGAAATCAAGATTTGTTAGATAATTCATACTATGAACAGTACATTCTTGTAACAAATAAATGTCACCCAGATCAAACAAAACACTTAGAtttcctgaaggaaattaaatgGTTTGCTGTGTTGGAGTTCGATCCTGAGTCTAACATCAATGGAGTGGTCCAAGATTACAAAGCAAGCCGAGTAGCAAACCTTCACTTTCCAAGTATGTATGTAGAAGGGAAAACCACACCAAATGAGAAGATTTCTACTCTGAATCTTTACCATCAACCAAGCTGGATTTTCTGCAATGGCAGGTCAGACCTTGACAGTGAAAAATATAAACCCTTTGATCCAAGTTCCTGGCAAAGAGAAAGAGCTTCTGATGTCAGgaaactgatttcatttcttaccCATGAAGACATAATGCCAAGAGGGAAGTTTTTGGTGGTGTTTCTATTACTATCCTCTGTGGATGACCCAAGAGATCCCCTCATTGAGACTTTCTGTGCTTTCTACCAGGATctcaaaggaatagaaaatatacTGTGTATTTGTGCACAGCCACACATATTTCAGGGATGGAAAGATCTACTTGAAGCAAGATTAATAAAACACCAAGATGAAATTTCAAGCCAATGTATTTCTGCTTTAAGCCTTGAAGAGATCAATGGCACTATTCTTAAACTAAAATCTGTGACTCAATCTTCAAAAAGACTTTTACCATCTATTGGCTTATCGACTGTCCTtctgaaaaaagaagaagatatcaTGACTTCTCTGGAAATTATCTGTGAAAATGAATGTGAGGGTACACTGTTAGAGACggacaaaaataaattccttgaaTTCAAGGCATCAAAAGAGGAAGACTTCTATCGAGGTGGCAAAGTGTCATGGTGGAACTTCTACTTCTCTTCTGAAAGTTATTCTTCACCTTTTGTCAAAAGGGATAAATATGAAAGACTTGAAGCAATGATTCAAAACTGCGCAGATTCTTCTAAACCAACATGTACCAAAATTATTCACCTGTATCATCATCCAGGCTGTGGGGGAACTACCTTGGCTATGCACATTCTCTGGGACCTAAGGAAAAAATTCAGATGTGCTGTGCTAAAAAACAAGACAGTGGATTTTTCTGAAATTGGAGAACAGGTAACCAATTTAATCACCTATGGGGCAATGAACCGACAGGAATATGTACCTGTACTGCTCCTTGTTGATGATTTTGAAGAACAAGATAATGTCTATCTTCTGCAGTACTCTATTCAAACAGTTATAGCTAAAAAGTACATTCGATATGAAAAACCTCTGGTGATTATCCTAAATTGTATGAGATCACAAAATCCTGAAAAAAGTGCAAGGATCCCAGACAGCATTGCCGTAATACAGCAACTCTCTCCCAAAGAACAGAGAGCTTTCGAGCTTAaattgaaagaaatcaaagaacagCATAaaaattttgaggatttttattcctttatgatCATGAAAACCAATTTTAATAAAGAATACATAGAAAATGTGGTCCGGAATATCCTGAAAGGGCAGAATATTTTTACCAAGGAAGcaaagctcttttcttttctggctctTCTTAATTCATATGTGCCTGATACCACCATTTCACTATCACAGTGTGAAAGATTCTTAGGAATTGGAAACAAGAAGGCTTTCTGGGGGACAGAAAAATTTGAAGACAAGATGGGCACCTACTCTACAATTCTGATAAAAACAGAGGTCATCGAATGTGGGAACTACTGTGGAGTACGCATCATTCACTCTTTGATTGCAAAGTTCTCACTGGAAGAATTGAAGAAAAGCTATCACCTGAATAAAAGTCAAATTATGTTGGATATGCTAACTGAGAATTTGTTCTTCGATACTGGTATGGGAAAAAGCAAATTTTTGCAAGATATGCACACACTCCTACTCACAAGACACCGCAATGAACAtgaaggtgaaacaggaaattggTTTTCCCCATTTATTGAAGCATTACATAAAGATGAAGGAAATGAAGCAGTTGAAGCTGTATTGCTTGAAGGTATCCATCGATTCAACCCAAATGCATTCATATGCCAAGCGTTGGCAAGACATTTCTACATTAAAAAGAAGGACTTTGGCAATGCTCTAAACTGggcaaaacaagcaaaaatcatAGAACCTGACAATTCTTATATCTCAGATACACTGGGTCAAgtctacaaaagtaaaataagatgGTGGATAGAGGAAAAcggaagaaacagaaacatttcAGTTGATGATCTAACTGCTCTTTTGAATTTAGCAGAACAGGCCTCAGGTGCATTCAAAGAATCTCAACAGCAAAGTGAATATAGAGAGTATGAAGTGAAGGAAAGGTTGTATCAGAAGTCAAAAAGGAGGTATGATACTTACAATATCGCTGGTTATCAAGGAGAGATAGAAGTTGGGCTTTACACAATCCAAATTCTCcagctcattcctttttttgataataaaaatgaGCTATCTAAAAGAGATATGGTCAATTTTGTATCAGGAAGTGGTGATATTCCAGGGGATCAAAATGATGAATATAAATTAGCCCTCAAAAACTATATTCCTTATTTAACTAAattgaaattttctttgaaaaagtcCTTTGATTTTTTTGATGAATACTTTGTCCTGCTAAAACCCAGGAACAACATTAAGCAAAATGAAGAGGCCAAAACTCGGAGAAAGGTGGCcgtatattttaagaaatatacagatatattttGTCTCTTAGAAGAATCACAAGACATAGGTCTTGGATCAAAGTTCAGTGAGCCACTTCAAATAGAGAGATGCCGGAAAAGCCTAGTAGCTTTAAAAGCAGACAAGTTTTCTGGGCTCTTGGAATATCTTATCAAAAGTCAAGAGGATGCTATAAGCACTATGGAATATATAGTGAACAAATATGCTTTTCTCTTAGAACAATGCACTGTCAAAATCCAggcaaaagaaaagttaaatttcATCTTGGCCAACATTATTCTCTCCTGTATCAAACCTACCTCGACATTAGTAAAGCCAGTTGAAAAACTAAAAGATCAGCTTCGAGAAGTCTTGCAACCAATAGGACTGACTTACCGGTTTTCAGAACCTTATTTTCTAGCTTCCCTCTTATTCTGGCCAGAAAATCAACAACTAGATCAACattctcaaaaaatgaaagagtATGCTCAAGCACTGGAAAATTCTTTCAAGGGGCAATATAAACATATGCATCGTACAAAGCAACCAATTGCGTATTTCTTTCTTGGAAAAGGTAAAAGACTGAAAAGACTTGTTCACAAAGGAAAAATTGATCAGTGCTTTGAAAAGACACTAGATATTAATTCCTTGTGGCAGAGTGGAGATGTGTGGAAGGAGGAAAAAGTCCAAGAACTTTTGCTTCGTTTACAAGGTCGAGctgaaaataattgtttatacATAGAGTATGGGATCAATGAAAAAATCACAATACCCATTACTCCCACTTTTTTAGGTCAACTTAGAAGTGGCAGAAGCATAGAAAAGGTGTCTTTTTACCTGGGATTTTCCATTGGAGGCCCACTTGCTTATGACATTGAAATTGTTTAA